A genomic stretch from Komagataeibacter xylinus includes:
- a CDS encoding phage major capsid protein, whose product MLKLHELKNKRAQKVTSIKALINKEAELPDDQTLPQEDLDSITQLQGEIAALDERIGRAESLLNIEGENADPLDPENEPETMAGDPEDPLASQERGYGPRVTRGAYRLEPAVRQQEPKGFKAARFILGQLKAKTCGMREASAWVEKRFRDKEVAKALNTTGTAAGGALIPQAFATEIIELLRARTVVRDSNPTTIPMPGGNLTIPRLAAGASAGYTGELDDMGASQESFDDLQLNAKKLTALVPVSNDLIRRSPIGVEELVRDDLLQTMARREDLAFLTGDGTGNSPIGMLNQAAAANKIIATALPAATGDSSTDNQAILTAVVSVLQGMLLLLENGMSMMIRPTWITTPSVKMYLMTLRDGVGNFVFRDELSGDDPHLMGHPLKISQQLPSNLNTGTTAAPVNNGAYIFMADMKDVVIADTYEIYIDASDVAVYQDTSGAQVSAFRRDQTVFRVISEHDFGLRHQASLAVATVPGWAPTGYTPNGGAAYYVQAPSGTGSAAASTWGTAPTGSNNPGNGSAVAPGGTEPGIA is encoded by the coding sequence TTGCTCAAGCTTCACGAACTGAAGAACAAGCGCGCCCAGAAAGTCACCAGCATCAAGGCCCTGATCAACAAGGAAGCTGAACTTCCTGATGACCAGACCCTGCCGCAGGAAGACCTCGACAGCATCACCCAACTGCAGGGCGAGATTGCCGCCCTCGACGAGCGCATCGGCCGCGCGGAATCACTGCTGAACATCGAGGGCGAAAACGCCGACCCGCTGGACCCCGAAAACGAGCCCGAAACGATGGCAGGCGACCCCGAGGATCCACTGGCCAGCCAGGAGCGCGGCTACGGCCCCCGCGTTACGCGCGGCGCCTACCGTCTCGAGCCCGCAGTGCGCCAGCAGGAGCCCAAGGGTTTCAAGGCCGCCCGCTTCATTCTGGGCCAGTTGAAGGCCAAGACCTGCGGCATGCGCGAGGCCTCGGCATGGGTGGAAAAGCGTTTCCGTGACAAGGAAGTCGCCAAGGCCCTGAACACCACGGGCACGGCCGCCGGTGGCGCCCTGATCCCGCAGGCCTTTGCCACCGAGATCATCGAGCTGCTGCGCGCGCGCACCGTGGTGCGTGATTCCAACCCCACCACCATCCCCATGCCCGGCGGCAACCTCACCATCCCCCGCCTCGCGGCCGGCGCCAGCGCGGGCTACACGGGCGAGCTGGATGACATGGGCGCCTCGCAGGAATCGTTCGATGACCTGCAGCTCAACGCCAAGAAACTCACCGCCCTGGTCCCGGTCAGCAATGACCTGATCCGGCGCTCGCCCATCGGCGTGGAAGAGCTGGTGCGCGATGACCTGCTGCAGACCATGGCACGCCGCGAGGATCTGGCGTTCCTGACGGGCGATGGCACGGGCAACAGCCCGATCGGCATGCTCAACCAGGCGGCGGCAGCCAACAAGATCATCGCAACTGCCCTGCCCGCCGCCACCGGCGACAGCAGCACCGACAACCAGGCCATCCTGACCGCGGTCGTTTCCGTGCTGCAGGGCATGCTGCTGCTGCTCGAGAACGGCATGAGCATGATGATCCGGCCGACATGGATCACCACGCCGTCGGTGAAGATGTATCTCATGACGCTGCGCGACGGCGTGGGCAACTTCGTCTTCCGCGATGAGCTGTCCGGTGACGATCCGCACCTGATGGGCCATCCGCTCAAGATCAGCCAGCAGCTGCCCTCCAACCTGAACACCGGCACCACGGCAGCCCCCGTGAACAACGGGGCCTACATCTTCATGGCCGACATGAAGGATGTGGTGATCGCGGATACGTACGAGATCTACATCGATGCGTCCGACGTGGCCGTCTATCAGGACACGAGCGGCGCGCAGGTCAGCGCGTTCCGTCGTGACCAGACGGTTTTCCGCGTGATCAGCGAGCACGATTTCGGGCTGCGCCATCAGGCCTCGCTCGCCGTGGCCACCGTGCCGGGCTGGGCACCCACCGGCTACACGCCCAACGGCGGCGCTGCCTACTACGTGCAGGCGCCCAGTGGCACCGGCTCGGCTGCAGCCAGCACGTGGGGCACCGCGCCCACGGGCTCCAACAACCCCGGCAACGGCTCGGCAGTTGCGCCGGGCGGCACCGAACCCGGCATCGCGTAA
- a CDS encoding HK97 family phage prohead protease: MNTRRFKALARKGEHPGNIQIRKDIVSSVEKGPTDRTLRYTISTGTPDREGDTVDVAGWDLTNFRKNPVVLWAHNQDKFPIGRCIDIGVEDGVLKATVEFAPADIPRAGEHAEAAYRLSAEGFLPGTSVGFRPLEYDISNERNDDDSFFMPMDFKRQELLEFSLVPVPCNPDALLEEEPESSAPGTAPEPSTTLPDNADAQTRAANADIEKAERDAAESRNRIARQKRARQALASTL; the protein is encoded by the coding sequence ATGAACACCAGGCGCTTCAAGGCGCTGGCCCGCAAGGGCGAACACCCCGGCAATATCCAGATCCGCAAGGACATCGTCAGCAGTGTGGAGAAAGGGCCTACGGACCGGACCCTGCGCTACACCATCAGCACTGGCACGCCCGACCGCGAGGGCGATACCGTCGATGTTGCTGGCTGGGATCTGACCAACTTCCGCAAGAACCCCGTGGTGCTGTGGGCGCACAATCAGGACAAGTTCCCGATTGGGCGCTGCATCGACATTGGCGTGGAAGATGGCGTGCTGAAAGCCACGGTCGAGTTCGCCCCCGCCGATATCCCGCGCGCGGGCGAGCATGCCGAGGCCGCCTACCGCCTGAGTGCCGAGGGCTTCCTGCCCGGCACCAGCGTGGGTTTCCGACCGCTCGAATACGACATCTCCAACGAGCGGAACGACGACGACAGCTTTTTCATGCCCATGGATTTCAAGCGGCAGGAACTGCTGGAGTTCAGCCTTGTCCCGGTGCCCTGCAATCCGGATGCGCTGCTGGAAGAAGAACCGGAAAGCAGCGCCCCCGGCACGGCACCCGAACCCTCCACCACTTTGCCGGACAATGCCGATGCGCAGACACGCGCGGCAAACGCCGACATCGAAAAGGCCGAGCGAGACGCGGCGGAAAGCCGCAATCGCATCGCCCGTCAGAAACGTGCGCGCCAGGCACTGGCGTCCACTCTCTGA
- a CDS encoding phage portal protein, whose translation MPVRTKADSFASGSYPSWLSAGLGALPSATGLPVTPFTAMQASAVFSCVNRISEDLAKIPLEVQEILPNGRGATVTTTHPLAVLLAYPNRWQTPYQFWFYVTLCLCMRGNSYVAIVRGQNGQPRSLIPIMPDRVSVLMSPRGWLFYNISHPLVGEGIRLHQDDMIHLRGFTLDGYMGISPIMACPEAIGLAIAAQRHGATLFRNGAQIQGVLKTAKSLSKEAAARMASSWRDAYGGVDNTGKTAVLEEGLEYERIGMTADEAQFLEVREKEDVDICGMFSVPPHKIGRGDKVTIANFENASQEYIDNALIPKARQAEEQIHSRLVFSEEKARLRVRFNFDELLRGDMQSRVTAGVAAVNSGLISANEWRAREGMNPYPRGDEYRVPLNTGAASTAPAVDDPARITAPDPAAQT comes from the coding sequence ATGCCCGTCCGCACTAAGGCGGACAGCTTTGCATCCGGCTCCTACCCGTCCTGGCTCTCTGCTGGCCTGGGCGCGCTCCCATCCGCCACGGGGCTGCCTGTCACCCCGTTCACGGCCATGCAGGCCTCGGCCGTGTTTTCGTGCGTGAACCGCATCTCCGAGGATCTGGCCAAGATCCCGCTGGAGGTTCAGGAGATCCTGCCCAACGGGCGTGGCGCCACCGTCACCACCACGCACCCCCTTGCCGTGCTGCTGGCATATCCCAACCGCTGGCAGACGCCCTACCAGTTCTGGTTCTACGTCACGCTGTGCCTGTGCATGCGAGGCAATTCCTACGTGGCCATCGTGCGCGGGCAGAACGGACAGCCGCGCTCGCTCATCCCGATCATGCCCGACCGCGTGTCGGTGCTGATGTCGCCCCGGGGCTGGCTGTTCTACAACATCAGTCATCCGCTGGTGGGCGAAGGCATCCGCCTCCATCAGGATGACATGATCCACCTGCGCGGCTTCACGCTTGATGGCTACATGGGCATCTCGCCCATCATGGCCTGCCCCGAGGCGATCGGCCTGGCCATTGCCGCCCAGCGGCACGGCGCCACCCTGTTCCGCAACGGGGCGCAGATCCAGGGCGTGCTGAAAACGGCCAAGTCCCTCTCGAAAGAGGCCGCCGCCCGCATGGCCAGCAGTTGGCGCGATGCCTATGGCGGCGTCGACAACACCGGCAAGACGGCCGTGCTCGAGGAAGGGCTGGAATACGAGCGCATCGGCATGACAGCCGATGAAGCCCAGTTTCTTGAGGTGCGGGAAAAGGAAGATGTCGACATCTGCGGCATGTTCAGCGTCCCGCCCCACAAGATCGGTCGTGGCGACAAGGTCACGATAGCGAATTTCGAGAACGCCAGTCAGGAATACATCGACAATGCCCTGATCCCCAAAGCGCGGCAGGCCGAGGAGCAGATCCACAGCCGGCTGGTGTTCTCGGAAGAAAAGGCGCGGCTACGGGTACGCTTCAACTTCGACGAGCTGCTGCGTGGCGACATGCAGTCCCGTGTCACGGCCGGTGTGGCCGCCGTCAATTCGGGGCTGATCAGCGCCAACGAATGGCGTGCCCGTGAAGGCATGAACCCCTATCCGCGTGGGGATGAATACCGCGTGCCCCTCAATACCGGCGCGGCCTCCACCGCGCCCGCAGTCGATGATCCGGCCCGCATCACCGCACCGGATCCCGCTGCCCAGACCTGA